One stretch of Glycine soja cultivar W05 chromosome 7, ASM419377v2, whole genome shotgun sequence DNA includes these proteins:
- the LOC114420705 gene encoding uncharacterized protein LOC114420705, producing the protein MVRTKGLGCALGKVISRALGRKDRHDSNDAPQRRRPTASACRQRESTAVAKDDHVVPAYEPVVGTYEPVVGTYEPDGFPGGLRDPSVLTEYADHVAVNVWSREEHPELKLSSHGRKVQKLGRSAPKIEGLVAGTGLSSLIVFSVDTGDRGLISSFVERWHRETSSFHLPVGEVSITLYNVVSLLHLPIVGVFHTFQPLHVDEAVLISSRQLAGYITLLQCWIYEHFLSVAECIANPNYDEVSPRACRWIATKPTVKTISIAMYRQRLDRLRIPDVCWMPYGEHRLFVDSWVSFDEINDGCMHYLDHLAPAGEICVVSGQCALEYMNWFFVISHPFMIATQPLDPPRDAPATHDASFVEPHIPQVPKPVAASTHARSDEACHAITERLKCLLNLRIVTEGIATHEVMEECIRIARGVREDRIVDVRSRRRRRTDQP; encoded by the exons atggtcaGGACTAAAGGCTTAGGTTGTGCCTTAGGTAAGGTTATTAGTAGAGCTCTGGGGAGAAAGGATCGTCATGATTCAAATGATGCTCCCCAGCGGCGAAGGCCTACAGCATCGGCCTGTAGGCAACGAGAATCTACCGCTGTTGCCAAGGATGACCATGTGGTACCTGCATATGAGCCTGTGGTAGGTACATATGAGCCTGTGGTAGGTACATATGAGCCTGATGGATTTCCAGGTGGGCTGCGTGACCCATCAGTGCTTACGGAGTATGCTGACCATGTTGCAGTTAACGTATGGAGCAGggag GAACATCCTGAATTGAAGTTATCCTCCCATGGGAGGAAGGTGCAAAAATTAGGTAGGTCTGCTCCTAAAATTGAGGGGCTAGTTGCTGGCACAGGACTAAGTTCTTTGATCGTGTTTTCAGTAGACACTGGCGATCGGGGGCTTATATCCtcatttgtggagaggtggcacaggGAGACTAGCAGTTTCCATCTTCCCGTGGGGGAGGTTAGCATCACCCTATACAACGTGGTgtctcttcttcatcttcccatTGTTGGCGTCTTCCATACCTTCCAGCCTCTACACGTCGACGAGGCGGTGTTGAT CAGCAGCCGACAACTTGCTGGTTACATCACTCTCTTACAg TGTTGGATATATGAGCACTTTCTGTCAGTTGCAGAGTGCATCGCTAATCCGAACTACGATGAGGTGTCACCACGTGCATGTCGGTGGATTGCAACAAAGCCGACTGTGAAGACCATATCTATAGCAATGTACAGGCAGCGTCTGGATCGACTCAGGATTCCTGATGTCTGCTGGATGCCTTATGGGGAGCATCGATTG TTTGTTGATTCATGGGTGTCATTTGATGAAATAAACGACGGGTGCATGCACTACTTAGACCATCTTGCGCCAGCAGGTGAGATATGTGTTGTGTCAGGTCAGTGTGCACTTGAGTACATGAACTGGTTCTTCGTCATTTCTCATCCATTCATGATCGCGACACAACCATTAGATCCGCCACGAGATGCACCTGCGACACATGATGCATCATTTGTGGAGCCACATATCCCTCAGGTCCCGAAGCCAGTAGCAGCATCGACACATGCCCGTTCTGAT GAGGCTTGCCATGCGATTACTGAAAGGTTGAAGTGtctgctcaaccttaggatagtcacgGAAGGCATAGCGACACACGAGGTCATGGAAGAATGCATTAGGATTGCCAGGGGTGTCAGAGAAGACCGCATTGTGGATGTGAGGTCTCGACGTAGGCGTCGCACGGATCAGCCATAG